A single genomic interval of Spinacia oleracea cultivar Varoflay chromosome 6, BTI_SOV_V1, whole genome shotgun sequence harbors:
- the LOC110786581 gene encoding protein RTF1 homolog has protein sequence MADLENLLLEAAGRTGGSGRSRHSAPSSRRRRENAYSDDGSDSKDEDSDDNRGYRGRKSNGPQPPLKKRGNDRDADQGSQDDEEGEEGSGRGGGSGDDSDVGSDLYKDEDDRQQLAQLTELERELILSDRATKLDDKKLHERVKSRWKNDSKPQPKRESTPPLASSREPRGVRTSARSAGRASHKADALNELRAKRMRQQGIDAARDRSGSRGYSPVKRKAFSAAGLSSSSQSDSESDSQSEDGRSKRGGRMDDSDDEMSKPKSNIPTYEDVKGITIRRSKLAKWFMEPFFEELIVGCFVRVGIGMKSGQSIYRLCIIRNVDASDPDKQYKLENKMTHKYLNCVWGSESSAARWQMARISDSPPIEEEYNQWKKEVERTSGRMPTRHEVAEKKEEIERTNTFVYSAETVKHMLQEKKSAATRPLNIAAEKEKLKREMEAAKYRNDEVQVEKIKARLEELAAVRLAQDNKNSKAHRLSDMNRKNRVENFKNASEVKPMNANLKSGEAGYDPFSRRWTRSINYYSAGDKKKAAGEAGESGDGNNGGEKPGVVATETALEAAADAGKLVDTMAPVDQGTEFNLLHNFDLPISLNMLQRFGGAQGVLSGFMARKQKIEASMGLQIPENDGRRHALTLSVSDYKRRRGLL, from the coding sequence ATGGCAGACTTGGAAAACTTGCTACTGGAGGCAGCTGGAAGAACTGGAGGATCAGGTAGAAGTAGGCACTCGGCTCCTTCATCAAGAAGACGGCGTGAAAATGCCTATTCAGATGATGGGAGCGACTCTAAGGATGAGGATTCGGATGACAATCGGGGTTATAGGGGAAGGAAGTCCAACGGGCCGCAACCCCCGCTAAAGAAGAGGGGCAATGACAGAGATGCCGATCAGGGCAGCCAGGATGACGAGGAGGGCGAGGAAGGTTCTGGTCGTGGGGGTGGAAGTGGAGATGATTCTGATGTTGGGAGTGATCTCTACAAGGACGAAGATGACAGACAACAGCTAGCTCAGTTGACTGAACTTGAAAGGGAGTTGATCTTATCTGATCGAGCAACGAAACTTGATGATAAGAAATTGCATGAGAGAGTTAAATCAAGGTGGAAGAATGACAGTAAGCCTCAACCTAAGAGGGAGAGCACCCCTCCTTTAGCTTCTTCTCGTGAGCCTCGTGGGGTCCGCACATCTGCGAGGTCTGCAGGCCGAGCATCTCATAAGGCTGATGCTTTGAATGAGTTACGAGCAAAGCGGATGAGGCAACAAGGAATAGATGCAGCTAGAGATCGGTCTGGGTCCCGAGGTTACTCACCTGTTAAAAGAAAAGCCTTTTCTGCTGCTGGTTTGAGCAGCTCAAGCCAGAGTGATAGTGAAAGTGACTCTCAAAGTGAAGATGGTAGATCAAAGAGAGGTGGGAGAATGgatgatagtgatgatgagATGTCCAAGCCTAAGTCGAACATCCCCACGTATGAAGACGTTAAGGGAATTACAATTAGAAGGTCAAAATTAGCAAAGTGGTTTATGGAGCCTTTTTTTGAGGAGTTGATTGTTGGTTGTTTTGTAAGAGTAGGTATTGGTATGAAGTCTGGGCAAAGCATCTACAGGTTATGCATTATCCGGAATGTAGATGCGTCAGACCCTGATAAGCAATATAAGCTGGAAAACAAGATGACTCACAAGTACTTGAACTGTGTATGGGGTAGTGAAAGCTCTGCTGCTAGATGGCAGATGGCTAGAATTTCTGACTCTCCTCCTATTGAAGAAGAGTATAACCAGTGGAAGAAAGAGGTGGAACGCACCAGCGGAAGAATGCCCACAAGGCATGAAGTTGCAGAAAAGAAGGAAGAAATCGAAAGAACAAACACGTTTGTTTACTCTGCAGAAACTGTGAAACATATGTTACAGGAGAAGAAATCAGCTGCAACAAGGCCCTTGAACATTGCAGCTGAAAAGGAAAAGCTTAAAAGAGAAATGGAAGCAGCAAAATACAGGAATGATGAAGTTCAGGTGGAGAAAATCAAGGCTAGATTAGAGGAACTTGCGGCTGTACGGTTAGCTCAGGATAACAAAAATTCAAAGGCGCACAGGCTATCAGATATGAATAGAAAGAATAGAGTTGAAAACTTCAAGAATGCATCAGAAGTGAAACCCATGAACGCTAACCTGAAATCGGGAGAAGCTGGGTATGATCCCTTCTCTAGGAGGTGGACTAGGTCTATTAATTATTATTCTGCAGGTGATAAAAAGAAAGCAGCTGGTGAAGCTGGAGAAAGTGGTGATGGCAATAATGGAGGAGAGAAACCTGGAGTTGTTGCCACGGAAACAGCCTTAGAGGCCGCGGCTGATGCAGGGAAGTTGGTGGATACAATGGCACCTGTTGATCAAGGGACAGAATTTAATCTGCTGCACAATTTCGACCTACCAATTTCGTTGAACATGTTGCAGAGATTTGGTGGAGCACAGGGTGTTTTATCAGGGTTTATGGCTAGGAAGCAAAAGATTGAGGCATCAATGGGACTTCAAATCCCAGAGAATGATGGTCGTAGACATGCATTGACTCTGTCAGTGAGCGACTACAAGAGGCGAAGAGGACTGCTGTGA